A genomic segment from Desulfuromonas thiophila encodes:
- the hisZ gene encoding ATP phosphoribosyltransferase regulatory subunit: MNLYEPSHEPMIPKGVKDFLPTNAVKIESLRQTLQQVFRLWGFQPVIPPSLEFLSVLERGLGNDLRDRTLRFDDRQSGQLLAFAPDVTPQIARIFATRMTQAELPQRLSYSCRVLRHTEEQAGKDREIFQSGVELIGDPSPRADAEMITMALECLDRLQAPEFTIDIGQVEFYRGVLEGLDLALPQVRAIEQALLHKDSSSLRQLLQQLPLSDGQCEELMALPRLFGGREVLDQASAVVTNERSKQALDDLHQVLHMLELYQVDQHITLDLGELRGLDYYTGVTFQGFLTGFGQAVCLGGRYDHLTERYGRAAAATGFAFNLLHLLFAMPDILGQQAQPLTDVLLCAPPCQDSAMQRLARQLRGQGYSACTLLTEQAPPCDNSLRRQYRYLAHMADDGHQINLLCLADGSSQNLSGTELTRQALGDTAKP, encoded by the coding sequence ATGAATCTCTACGAACCCTCCCACGAACCGATGATCCCCAAGGGCGTCAAGGATTTCCTGCCCACCAATGCTGTCAAGATCGAATCCCTGCGCCAGACCCTGCAACAGGTCTTCCGACTTTGGGGTTTCCAACCGGTTATCCCGCCATCACTGGAATTCCTGTCAGTCCTTGAACGTGGCCTGGGCAATGATCTGCGGGATCGCACCCTGCGCTTCGATGATCGCCAGAGCGGCCAACTGCTGGCCTTCGCGCCCGATGTCACGCCGCAGATCGCCCGCATCTTCGCCACCCGCATGACACAGGCCGAGCTGCCCCAGCGACTGAGCTATTCCTGTCGCGTGTTACGTCATACCGAAGAACAGGCCGGCAAGGACCGTGAAATCTTTCAGTCAGGCGTGGAGCTGATCGGCGATCCGAGCCCACGTGCCGATGCCGAAATGATTACCATGGCGCTGGAATGTCTCGACCGGCTGCAGGCACCCGAATTCACCATCGACATTGGCCAGGTGGAGTTCTATCGTGGCGTCCTTGAGGGCCTCGACCTGGCCCTGCCCCAGGTACGTGCCATTGAGCAGGCCCTGTTGCACAAGGACAGCTCCAGCCTGCGCCAACTGCTGCAGCAACTACCGCTGTCTGACGGCCAGTGCGAAGAACTGATGGCGCTACCGCGCCTGTTCGGCGGCCGCGAGGTGCTCGATCAGGCCAGCGCAGTCGTAACCAACGAGCGTTCGAAACAGGCTCTTGACGATCTGCACCAGGTACTGCACATGCTCGAGCTTTATCAGGTGGATCAGCACATCACCCTGGATCTGGGAGAGTTGCGGGGCCTGGATTACTACACCGGCGTGACCTTCCAGGGTTTTCTGACCGGCTTTGGCCAGGCCGTCTGCCTTGGCGGACGCTATGATCACCTGACCGAGCGTTACGGCCGGGCGGCCGCAGCTACCGGCTTCGCCTTCAATCTGCTTCATCTGCTGTTCGCCATGCCCGACATTCTGGGCCAGCAGGCGCAACCTCTGACCGATGTGCTGCTTTGCGCCCCCCCGTGTCAGGACAGCGCCATGCAGCGCCTGGCCCGTCAGCTGCGTGGCCAGGGCTACAGCGCCTGCACCCTGCTGACCGAACAGGCACCGCCCTGTGATAACAGCCTGCGGCGGCAGTACCGCTATCTGGCCCACATGGCCGATGACGGACACCAGATCAACCTGCTCTGCCTGGCCGATGGCAGCAGCCAGAATCTCAGCGGCACGGAACTGACCCGCCAGGCACTGGGCGACACTGCCAAACCCTGA
- the serA gene encoding phosphoglycerate dehydrogenase, with amino-acid sequence MNVLVCDTFSAEGLQLLRDTAGLQLDYQPGIRPEQLLERIATTDALLVRGGTAVTAELMAAAPRLKIIARAGIGVENIDLAAANRQGIVVTNTPTGSTTTMAEHAIAMMLSLARRIPQASLAVKQGRWQSAPFTGTDIYGKTLGLIGGGKIARRVIEYAHGLHMDVNLYDPYLSEEVIKRLGARKVSLDTLLATADFLSLHVPLNLETEHLLNARTFARLKKGCYLVNCALGGLIDEEALLQALQDGTLAGAALDTFAVEPPAIDNPLLQLDNVICTPHLRAATAEAQINVTRQAAQQVIDYLYSGIVRNALNVPSVNADLLDSLRPYLELAERLGSLLAQMLHKPFSSIRIEYAGSLVQHPTEPLTTALLKGLLTPIIGSRINYVNAPHIVRERGISVTETRTNIAQGFSNMIRLTVCGDEGSQSVSGALFGGDECRIVGIDEYEVEGLPVGHLLVIKNEDRPGVLALLGTALAQADINVAMMNLSRRKSGGKAVSLLTVDQAVPEAVMRQLRADDRILSALQVYLP; translated from the coding sequence TTGAATGTTCTGGTCTGTGACACCTTCTCAGCCGAGGGACTCCAGTTGCTGCGCGACACCGCCGGCCTGCAACTCGACTACCAGCCCGGCATCCGGCCGGAGCAGCTGCTGGAACGCATCGCCACCACCGACGCCCTGCTGGTCCGCGGTGGCACGGCTGTAACAGCGGAACTGATGGCGGCGGCACCGCGCCTGAAGATCATTGCCCGGGCCGGCATTGGCGTGGAAAACATCGACCTGGCAGCGGCCAACCGGCAGGGCATTGTGGTCACCAACACCCCGACGGGCAGCACCACCACCATGGCTGAGCACGCCATTGCCATGATGCTGTCCCTGGCACGCCGCATCCCCCAGGCCAGCTTGGCCGTGAAACAGGGCCGCTGGCAATCAGCGCCCTTCACCGGCACCGATATCTACGGCAAAACCCTGGGTCTGATTGGCGGCGGCAAGATTGCCCGGCGGGTTATCGAGTACGCCCACGGCCTGCACATGGATGTCAACCTCTACGATCCTTATCTGTCCGAAGAGGTCATCAAACGTCTGGGAGCACGCAAGGTTTCCCTTGATACCCTGCTGGCCACGGCTGATTTTCTGTCCCTGCATGTGCCACTGAACCTGGAAACCGAACACCTGCTCAACGCCCGCACCTTCGCGCGGTTGAAAAAGGGCTGCTATCTGGTCAACTGTGCTCTCGGCGGCCTGATCGATGAAGAGGCCCTGCTGCAGGCGCTGCAGGATGGCACCCTGGCCGGCGCGGCCCTCGATACCTTTGCCGTCGAACCGCCAGCGATCGACAATCCGCTGCTGCAGCTTGACAATGTCATCTGCACCCCCCATCTGCGCGCCGCCACCGCCGAAGCCCAGATCAATGTCACCCGCCAGGCTGCTCAGCAGGTGATCGACTACCTGTACAGCGGGATTGTCCGCAACGCGCTCAACGTCCCCTCGGTCAACGCCGATCTGCTGGACAGTCTGCGCCCCTACCTGGAACTGGCCGAACGGCTCGGCAGCCTTCTTGCCCAGATGCTGCACAAGCCGTTTTCCAGCATCCGCATCGAATACGCCGGCAGTCTGGTGCAACATCCCACCGAGCCATTGACCACCGCTCTGCTCAAGGGCCTGCTGACCCCCATTATCGGGTCACGTATCAACTACGTCAATGCACCCCACATTGTGCGCGAGCGGGGCATCAGTGTCACCGAAACACGGACAAACATTGCCCAGGGCTTCTCCAATATGATACGGTTGACCGTTTGCGGCGACGAGGGCAGCCAATCGGTCAGCGGAGCCCTGTTCGGTGGTGACGAATGCCGTATCGTCGGTATCGATGAATACGAGGTGGAAGGTCTGCCCGTTGGTCACCTGCTCGTCATCAAGAATGAAGATCGGCCGGGCGTGCTCGCCCTGCTGGGCACTGCCCTGGCGCAAGCCGACATCAATGTTGCCATGATGAACCTGTCCCGCCGCAAGTCTGGCGGCAAGGCTGTTTCGCTGCTGACCGTCGATCAGGCGGTGCCCGAAGCGGTCATGCGCCAACTGCGGGCTGACGACCGCATCCTGTCAGCCCTTCAGGTTTATCTGCCCTGA
- a CDS encoding cold-shock protein, whose amino-acid sequence MAQGSVKWFNDAKGFGFIEQDGGPDVFVHFSAIQGDGFKSLAEGDRVEFEITDGQKGPQAANVHKL is encoded by the coding sequence ATGGCACAAGGTTCGGTAAAATGGTTCAATGACGCAAAAGGTTTTGGTTTCATTGAGCAAGACGGCGGCCCCGATGTATTCGTTCACTTCTCTGCCATTCAGGGCGACGGCTTCAAGTCCCTGGCAGAGGGCGACCGCGTAGAGTTTGAAATCACTGATGGCCAGAAAGGCCCCCAGGCGGCTAACGTCCACAAACTGTAA